Genomic segment of Actinomycetota bacterium:
GAAGAACCCCTTCGTCGGCGACGAAGGAGTTCTTCGAGGTGTCCAATCGAGCACGGTTGCACCGGGTGCGTCGGCTCATGGGCGCACGTTAGGGCCAGGGCAGCGCGGCGCGCTGCGATCAGGCCATCGAGGCCGCATCCGGCGAGGCGTTCGTCCAGGTCCGTGTGGACGACTTCGGCGTCCATGTCATCGAGCGTGAAGCGGCGCGGCAGGATCGCGAGCAGGAGCTGAACGTAAAGGTCCGGTCG
This window contains:
- a CDS encoding DUF5681 domain-containing protein, coding for MANPNPSPATRFKPGQSGNPAGRRRGARDRLSVAFLDALARDFEIEGPGFIERTRIKRPDLYVQLLLAILPRRFTLDDMDAEVVHTDLDERLAGCGLDGLIAARRAALALTCAHEPTHPVQPCSIGHLEELLRRRRRGSS